One Halolamina litorea genomic window carries:
- a CDS encoding LAGLIDADG family homing endonuclease, producing the protein MTGNPEGDNTDRTGGFSPDTKVITADGPKLVAELSESDVLYTLDPSTKQLGRSPVTAVEPASFSGSLVNIQGKRCDLLVHPDQRLPFCTKSIDSVRFQRADDLHERFDYKFVNGWTAPSYPETEFIDITDFLDEYEIRTTSEVHGHTFRAALPEGCQPCRRNSHTGYYFDPQTFKGYQQELESVADELTIVGGASQRSRPYRFAAEDFVAFLGWFITEGSVTWRKNRDTAIVQIAQEKPEHRETIQSLLTRMGFDFQSTSDSFQFGSSLYGRFLTSLCGESSKERRLPSLVWSLPTEQKRAFFETLMAGDGNSDGTYYTVSERLARDLCQFGLFLGMKPRYIRRGDLWELYFSERNDGFTPKANVRTVQSEGEVYRLSVEGSSVVMAGRNGRFQWCGVSTTC; encoded by the coding sequence ATGACTGGCAACCCTGAAGGAGACAACACGGATCGAACTGGTGGATTCTCACCAGACACGAAGGTCATCACGGCCGATGGCCCGAAGCTCGTAGCTGAACTCTCAGAATCAGACGTCCTCTACACGCTTGACCCATCGACGAAGCAATTAGGTCGAAGTCCAGTAACGGCGGTCGAACCGGCCTCATTCAGCGGGTCGCTTGTAAACATCCAAGGGAAGCGGTGTGATCTCCTCGTTCACCCAGACCAGCGACTCCCGTTCTGCACAAAATCGATCGACTCAGTCCGGTTCCAGCGAGCAGATGACCTCCACGAACGGTTTGACTACAAATTCGTGAACGGATGGACTGCCCCGTCATACCCTGAAACGGAGTTCATCGACATCACTGACTTCCTCGATGAGTACGAGATCCGGACAACGAGTGAGGTACATGGCCATACGTTCCGAGCAGCACTCCCAGAGGGCTGCCAGCCCTGCCGGCGAAACAGCCATACAGGCTATTACTTCGACCCACAGACGTTCAAGGGCTACCAGCAGGAACTGGAGTCAGTCGCCGACGAACTCACTATCGTCGGTGGGGCGAGCCAGCGGAGCAGGCCATACCGGTTTGCGGCTGAAGACTTCGTGGCGTTCCTCGGCTGGTTCATTACTGAGGGGAGTGTCACGTGGCGAAAGAACCGAGATACCGCAATCGTTCAAATAGCTCAAGAGAAGCCCGAACACAGAGAAACGATCCAGTCACTCCTCACCAGAATGGGGTTTGATTTTCAGTCAACAAGTGATTCGTTCCAGTTTGGGTCATCACTGTACGGTCGATTCCTCACGTCACTTTGCGGAGAGTCCAGCAAGGAACGACGCCTGCCAAGCCTCGTTTGGTCGCTCCCGACCGAGCAAAAACGAGCGTTCTTCGAGACTCTGATGGCTGGAGATGGGAACAGCGATGGAACGTACTACACGGTCAGTGAGCGGCTGGCACGTGATCTCTGCCAGTTTGGATTGTTCCTTGGGATGAAGCCTCGGTACATCCGTCGTGGCGACCTCTGGGAGCTCTACTTCAGCGAGCGGAATGATGGGTTCACACCGAAGGCGAACGTGAGAACGGTCCAGTCCGAAGGGGAGGTGTATCGGTTGTCTGTTGAGGGTTCCTCTGTGGTGATGGCCGGGCGAAACGGGAGGTTCCAGTGGTGCGGTGTGAGCACGACCTGTTGA
- a CDS encoding DUF3006 domain-containing protein, with amino-acid sequence MSTHQFTGVIDRFEDDLAVILLEACGEVIDEVVLDRAELPADGAETNAVLTVTLTSDGEVAALEYEPGETTGRKEKAQSRFDRLAERQPKDDEQ; translated from the coding sequence ATGTCCACTCACCAATTCACCGGCGTGATCGATCGCTTCGAGGACGACCTCGCAGTCATCCTGCTCGAAGCATGTGGCGAGGTCATCGACGAGGTCGTTCTTGACCGGGCAGAACTCCCTGCTGATGGAGCCGAGACGAACGCAGTTCTGACGGTTACGCTCACCAGCGACGGAGAAGTAGCTGCTCTTGAGTACGAACCGGGGGAGACGACGGGTCGGAAGGAGAAAGCACAGTCACGGTTCGACCGGCTTGCTGAACGGCAACCGAAAGACGACGAGCAATAG
- a CDS encoding lamin tail domain-containing protein: MSTRRLLAIIAVLGVVVLAGCAAEANPTAEPVSTTSEPVSATPTEDQTTTAPATATEAAPEGELSVHQLNVGQGSSTLVIGPSGETILIDTGDWRDDGEDVIAYLEAQGVTRIDHLVTTHPDADHIGGHAAVIKHFETELDGVGAVYDPGIASSSATYDRYLDAVETHNVTLYRTQAGDSIQMSGMEAQVLAPPEGYVANEDSNENSIVLHLPFGASSFLLPGDGETASEEYLVDTYGDSLNSTILAAGHHGSQSSTSEAFLEAVSPQAVVVSSAYDSQYGHPHEEVLTRLEARSIPTYWTATHGTIIFTSNGSAVTVATEQAAPTTATQLRSGDPVEPGAAGDVTERLVIDADGSGTAPITSPTEATTDAPTTSTATDGGASIELATINADAEGDESENLNGEYVTFENTGSSSVDLSGWELADAADHTYTIPEGTVLEPGDRITIYTGSGTDTETELYWGQSSPVWNNGGDTIILRDESGNIVIEEAY; the protein is encoded by the coding sequence ATGTCTACTCGACGACTTCTCGCCATCATTGCGGTTCTGGGGGTCGTTGTCCTCGCTGGCTGTGCGGCAGAGGCGAATCCCACCGCAGAGCCAGTTTCAACCACTTCCGAACCAGTCTCGGCAACGCCGACGGAGGATCAGACGACGACAGCGCCCGCGACGGCCACCGAGGCAGCCCCAGAGGGAGAGTTATCGGTTCATCAGTTAAACGTCGGACAAGGATCGAGTACACTCGTGATCGGCCCAAGTGGAGAAACGATCCTCATAGACACTGGTGATTGGCGGGACGACGGTGAGGACGTTATCGCGTATCTCGAAGCTCAAGGGGTGACACGGATTGATCACCTCGTAACCACCCACCCTGATGCCGACCATATCGGTGGCCATGCAGCCGTGATCAAGCATTTCGAGACTGAACTGGACGGCGTCGGCGCCGTGTACGATCCCGGTATTGCATCGAGTTCAGCAACGTATGATCGGTACCTCGATGCAGTCGAGACACACAACGTGACGCTCTACCGGACACAGGCAGGCGATTCGATCCAAATGAGTGGGATGGAGGCCCAGGTGCTTGCACCACCGGAAGGGTATGTGGCCAACGAGGATTCGAACGAGAATAGCATCGTTCTCCACCTCCCGTTCGGCGCGTCAAGCTTCTTGCTCCCCGGTGATGGGGAAACGGCGAGCGAAGAGTACCTCGTCGACACCTACGGGGATAGCCTCAACTCGACAATTCTGGCTGCTGGGCATCACGGTAGCCAATCGAGTACGAGCGAGGCGTTCCTTGAGGCAGTCTCGCCGCAAGCGGTCGTGGTTTCGAGCGCGTACGACTCGCAGTACGGGCACCCACACGAGGAGGTACTCACGCGGCTGGAAGCCCGTTCGATTCCGACGTATTGGACTGCAACACACGGGACAATCATCTTCACCAGTAATGGGTCAGCAGTGACGGTCGCGACAGAGCAAGCCGCGCCGACGACGGCGACGCAACTCCGCTCGGGAGATCCAGTTGAACCGGGGGCGGCTGGCGACGTGACCGAACGGCTTGTGATCGACGCGGATGGCTCCGGAACTGCGCCGATTACGAGCCCAACTGAGGCGACCACGGACGCCCCAACGACGTCGACCGCGACAGATGGGGGAGCTTCCATCGAGCTCGCCACGATCAACGCGGACGCTGAGGGCGATGAGTCAGAGAACCTCAACGGAGAGTACGTTACCTTCGAGAATACCGGCTCTTCGTCGGTGGACCTCTCTGGGTGGGAACTTGCAGATGCCGCCGATCACACATACACCATCCCTGAAGGGACTGTTCTTGAGCCTGGCGACCGAATAACTATCTACACTGGGAGTGGCACCGATACTGAGACAGAACTGTACTGGGGCCAATCTTCCCCGGTGTGGAACAACGGCGGCGACACCATCATTCTCCGAGACGAGTCGGGGAATATCGTGATCGAGGAGGCCTACTGA
- a CDS encoding ATP-binding protein, which produces MPAEDSSDSLPVHVTNARSYIRIRPTTDQLNVETVTAHLRRLHSLSNNQANPTLLDRLRGPKPSTIEVLLVSTGGDDTRIEYYLGVDDDATHDTFTRTLRGLFPDSYEFTAVHQQDGWLRGVAGLDPTLAGVEFYGKPDRPKDWQTQLSPFETFLTDDHARIPLAAIFETMAATASPMIYQALLRPKPDWTQEAESRRVSIEAQQDTWGGELSAALFGAPEEGQEHLSNEDQQRLEELAEKDARWSFECSARAVAIDDGHTIRELTSAFTNVSHTCYAVGATTRTGSRADALFDAMCKREFTSTSRLPSLRTRPKPLVVDASEAANFCIVDGDALTTAGDRALAPTPREATTLPSPPAEQLDAYRGPGLPLGQPLSDDGIADPEPVTLPPSLQPMHVGWFGKTGSGKSTALINAILANHAATDGADILIDPKGDGMAQEYLRAHYATYGHLENVLYFDCAEVLPAFSFFDIRDELDAGVPRATAVEDTVDHYLEILAQIMGRDRFEQAVRSPDIIRYLLKATFDPVNGEDAFSHRAFDRTIRRMHERQAAPPVADEDLERMLAGVVANRARSFDEIMQGVANRVEKIPIDQRLARIFNHVPEDGDPHFDLAEYLNEDVVIILDTGGLRNEAQRVLTLVVLSNLWTALRRRSQRSQGDQPLVNLYIEEAASVAVSDLLKQLLSQSRSFDCSMTLAMQFPAQLKSQNHDVYEELLNNISTFVAGNVAVDRLLARRLATDEMDAVAVGNRLRALRRGQWLVSLPAAFDSPEPRPFLVRSLALPPGDPTGKRPLSDVELGAFDAAVDAVAARTRANVGLTLGMPSTAIDEDTEERSSEHDGDAGDPVEERSRTRVDSALPHTKRLPPTVEYDGDIHGLRCRRCDNRYDPTIDGLVRTVECCSSLAEVDPDDIPICEVNLKLTPEERVLSEWSDTQLLFLQAVYNAQQLRYDPLEYDLLNDSMIRLQEYVGIDADALQDLLETDLLRHDTDHPHRLYTVTPDGRSAIGESYRQGVDYGHGQGDLEESSQHVMAVEVARRYLEREYVDDPSSRVVEVVPYYDLDENHRLDLAGVDVEGEFVVTVEIERINHDVKRAVPEDFDKMAGCEPEEAIWVVMTQSSGHDVLEALNDPLEGPVRVEKTYASTTPPQQFKINTAGLTAVYPVEWLKDAFLDADGS; this is translated from the coding sequence ATGCCCGCCGAAGACTCCAGCGACTCCCTCCCCGTTCACGTAACGAACGCCCGGTCGTACATCCGTATTCGCCCAACGACAGACCAGCTCAACGTCGAGACGGTTACCGCGCACCTGAGACGACTGCACAGTCTCTCAAACAACCAAGCGAACCCGACACTCCTCGACCGACTACGCGGTCCGAAGCCATCCACAATTGAGGTCTTACTCGTCTCGACAGGCGGCGACGATACACGAATCGAGTACTACCTCGGCGTCGACGACGACGCAACCCACGACACATTCACACGAACGCTCAGAGGCCTCTTTCCGGACAGCTATGAATTCACGGCAGTCCACCAACAGGATGGCTGGCTGCGTGGCGTCGCCGGCTTAGATCCGACACTTGCAGGCGTCGAGTTCTACGGGAAGCCCGATCGCCCGAAGGACTGGCAGACCCAACTCAGCCCCTTCGAGACATTCCTGACCGACGACCATGCTCGCATCCCACTCGCCGCGATTTTCGAGACGATGGCGGCGACAGCATCCCCGATGATCTACCAGGCACTCCTCCGCCCGAAGCCCGACTGGACACAAGAGGCAGAGAGCCGCCGCGTGAGCATTGAAGCCCAACAGGACACATGGGGTGGCGAACTGAGTGCGGCTCTGTTCGGAGCCCCAGAGGAAGGACAGGAGCACCTGAGCAACGAAGATCAACAACGGTTGGAAGAACTCGCCGAGAAAGACGCTCGTTGGTCGTTTGAGTGCAGTGCTCGGGCAGTCGCCATCGACGACGGGCACACAATCCGCGAACTCACGAGCGCCTTCACAAACGTAAGCCACACCTGCTACGCCGTCGGGGCGACCACCCGAACAGGCAGCCGAGCAGACGCGCTCTTCGACGCGATGTGCAAGCGGGAATTCACATCGACGAGCCGCCTCCCGAGTCTCCGAACGCGCCCGAAACCGCTTGTCGTCGACGCCAGTGAAGCGGCAAACTTCTGCATCGTCGACGGCGACGCCCTCACCACGGCTGGTGACCGGGCACTCGCACCCACGCCCAGAGAAGCGACGACACTCCCATCGCCACCGGCCGAACAACTCGATGCCTATCGCGGCCCCGGACTCCCACTCGGACAGCCGCTAAGCGATGACGGCATCGCAGATCCCGAACCAGTCACACTCCCACCGAGCCTCCAACCAATGCACGTTGGCTGGTTCGGGAAGACGGGCTCCGGGAAATCCACCGCCCTCATCAACGCCATTCTCGCCAACCACGCGGCGACTGACGGCGCGGACATCCTCATCGACCCAAAGGGCGATGGAATGGCTCAAGAGTATCTCCGGGCCCACTACGCGACCTACGGCCATCTGGAGAACGTACTCTACTTCGACTGCGCCGAGGTCTTGCCTGCATTCTCGTTTTTCGACATCCGCGATGAACTCGACGCGGGCGTGCCTCGGGCGACAGCCGTCGAAGATACGGTTGATCACTACCTCGAAATCCTCGCCCAAATCATGGGCCGTGACCGCTTCGAACAGGCCGTTCGCTCTCCGGACATCATTCGCTATCTCCTGAAGGCGACGTTCGACCCCGTGAACGGCGAGGATGCGTTCTCCCATCGGGCGTTCGACCGCACGATTCGCCGCATGCACGAACGACAGGCAGCCCCGCCCGTCGCCGATGAAGACTTAGAGCGGATGCTCGCCGGCGTCGTTGCCAACCGCGCTCGCTCGTTCGACGAGATCATGCAAGGGGTCGCAAATCGAGTTGAGAAGATTCCGATCGACCAACGGTTGGCCCGAATTTTCAACCATGTTCCCGAAGATGGCGATCCGCATTTCGACCTTGCGGAGTACCTGAACGAGGACGTCGTCATCATCCTCGACACGGGTGGCCTCCGGAACGAGGCCCAGCGCGTGCTGACGTTGGTGGTTCTCTCGAACCTCTGGACGGCGCTCCGCCGTCGCTCACAGCGGAGCCAAGGCGACCAGCCACTCGTCAACCTCTACATCGAAGAGGCCGCAAGCGTCGCTGTCTCGGACCTCCTCAAACAGCTTCTCTCACAGTCCCGGAGTTTCGATTGCTCGATGACGTTGGCGATGCAGTTTCCAGCCCAACTCAAAAGCCAGAATCACGATGTGTACGAGGAGCTCCTCAACAACATCTCCACGTTTGTTGCGGGGAACGTCGCCGTCGACCGGCTCTTGGCTCGGCGATTGGCCACAGACGAGATGGATGCCGTCGCTGTCGGGAACCGGCTCCGGGCGCTTCGTCGAGGGCAATGGCTGGTGAGCCTCCCCGCAGCGTTCGACAGTCCAGAGCCACGACCGTTTCTTGTGCGGTCGTTAGCGCTCCCACCTGGTGACCCAACCGGCAAGCGCCCGCTCTCTGATGTTGAGTTGGGAGCGTTCGACGCCGCCGTCGATGCCGTTGCGGCTCGGACGCGGGCAAATGTTGGACTCACGCTCGGGATGCCCTCGACAGCCATCGATGAAGATACAGAGGAGCGGTCGTCTGAACACGACGGTGACGCGGGTGACCCTGTCGAAGAGCGGTCGAGAACGCGGGTCGATAGTGCGCTCCCGCACACGAAACGCCTGCCGCCGACGGTCGAGTACGACGGAGATATCCATGGACTTCGGTGCCGGCGCTGCGATAACCGATACGACCCGACAATCGACGGACTCGTCCGGACGGTTGAGTGCTGCTCCTCCCTTGCAGAGGTAGATCCAGACGATATCCCCATCTGTGAGGTGAACCTGAAGCTCACTCCGGAGGAGCGAGTGCTGTCAGAGTGGTCCGACACGCAACTGCTGTTCCTCCAAGCGGTCTATAACGCTCAGCAGTTGCGGTATGACCCACTCGAGTATGACCTGCTGAACGACAGTATGATTCGCTTACAGGAGTACGTCGGTATCGACGCCGATGCACTCCAAGACCTCCTTGAGACGGATCTCCTTCGCCACGACACCGACCATCCACATCGCCTGTACACGGTGACACCTGACGGACGGAGCGCGATTGGGGAGAGCTACCGCCAAGGCGTCGATTATGGACATGGCCAGGGCGATCTTGAGGAGTCCAGTCAGCACGTCATGGCTGTGGAGGTTGCACGACGGTATCTGGAACGCGAGTACGTCGACGATCCGTCCTCAAGGGTTGTGGAGGTCGTTCCGTACTACGACCTTGACGAGAACCACCGACTCGACCTTGCAGGCGTCGACGTTGAGGGCGAGTTCGTAGTGACTGTAGAGATTGAGCGGATCAATCACGACGTGAAACGGGCGGTTCCGGAGGACTTCGACAAGATGGCCGGCTGTGAACCCGAGGAAGCGATTTGGGTGGTCATGACCCAATCTTCGGGGCATGACGTACTGGAGGCGTTGAACGATCCACTAGAGGGCCCAGTCCGGGTCGAGAAAACATACGCATCGACCACGCCGCCACAGCAATTCAAGATCAACACGGCAGGACTGACGGCGGTCTATCCAGTCGAGTGGCTCAAGGACGCGTTTCTTGATGCGGATGGGTCGTAG
- a CDS encoding universal stress protein: MYDNILLPTDGSDGTDRIAAHAIHIARQNDATLHILHVVDTSVLPLDAHSQSFYDQMEAAGRSSVVEIRDRAIDAGVHAVDSLHRGTPYRTILDYAEENDIDLIVLGTHGRGGVRRALLGSVAERVVRLSEAPVLTVRTLPLGE, encoded by the coding sequence ATGTACGATAATATCCTCCTGCCCACTGATGGGAGCGACGGGACGGACCGAATCGCCGCACACGCAATCCACATCGCTCGACAGAACGATGCGACGCTTCACATCCTTCACGTCGTGGATACGTCGGTCCTCCCGCTTGATGCTCACAGTCAGTCGTTCTACGACCAGATGGAAGCGGCCGGCCGAAGCTCCGTCGTGGAGATTCGTGACCGAGCCATCGACGCCGGAGTTCACGCTGTCGATTCTCTTCATCGCGGAACGCCGTACCGGACCATTCTCGACTACGCCGAGGAGAACGACATTGACCTCATTGTTCTCGGGACGCACGGACGAGGCGGTGTCCGTCGTGCGCTTCTGGGAAGCGTCGCCGAACGCGTCGTCCGACTTTCGGAGGCGCCTGTCCTCACCGTCCGGACCTTACCTCTAGGAGAGTAG
- a CDS encoding DNA-binding protein: MSSKSAIGNEVSGVETTERREIDEDGFAVVDDVAEREANLRPTVEMEIQAKVDTNHPDGRRAGLTLEAEERLEAREWEIERTAERFDRRPDSDREARTRTVVREASVEQRRVFDERAAAVDPWQDPERADAREQVSQSALGWVNEEARRLSGMLPGWSRAAISRRLAERVVDGVSKTAAVVGVFEALKTDAGQVLPIAALEDVPVNEVSVGGVVTTLWEPKHPKIAQVGLIEDKSGKTKFTAWRVSDVPWMEEGERVVLREVSKSWYEGRVSVALTGRSSISFPDREAWWAE; the protein is encoded by the coding sequence ATGAGTAGTAAGAGCGCAATCGGAAATGAAGTTTCGGGTGTAGAGACAACTGAACGACGAGAAATCGACGAGGACGGCTTTGCGGTTGTGGACGACGTCGCGGAGCGGGAGGCGAACCTGCGACCGACAGTGGAGATGGAGATCCAGGCGAAGGTGGACACCAATCACCCAGATGGGCGGCGGGCTGGGCTGACACTGGAAGCCGAAGAGCGGCTGGAAGCGCGTGAGTGGGAAATCGAGCGAACAGCCGAGCGGTTCGATCGACGGCCGGACTCCGATAGAGAGGCGCGAACGAGAACGGTGGTTCGTGAGGCGAGTGTCGAGCAGCGACGAGTGTTCGACGAGCGAGCGGCGGCGGTGGATCCGTGGCAAGACCCGGAGCGGGCGGATGCGCGAGAGCAGGTGTCCCAATCGGCGTTGGGCTGGGTGAACGAAGAAGCGAGGCGGCTGTCGGGGATGCTGCCGGGGTGGTCGCGGGCGGCGATCAGTCGGCGGTTGGCTGAGCGGGTCGTCGACGGCGTGTCGAAGACGGCGGCGGTCGTCGGTGTCTTCGAGGCGTTGAAGACCGATGCCGGCCAGGTGCTCCCAATTGCGGCGCTTGAGGACGTGCCAGTGAACGAGGTGAGTGTCGGCGGCGTTGTGACGACGCTGTGGGAACCGAAACACCCGAAGATCGCCCAGGTGGGGTTGATCGAGGACAAGAGCGGGAAAACGAAGTTCACGGCTTGGCGGGTAAGTGACGTTCCGTGGATGGAGGAGGGCGAGCGTGTCGTGCTCAGGGAGGTCTCGAAGAGTTGGTACGAAGGGCGCGTCTCCGTGGCGCTGACGGGCCGGTCGTCGATCTCGTTCCCCGACCGAGAGGCGTGGTGGGCTGAGTAG
- a CDS encoding ATP-binding protein, with translation MVNFVNREVELDQLRDCYDSETADFVVIYGRRRLGKSELVRQSIVDRDDAIYYQAVESTAQNQLEQFVDAAAGQFPSLQNVRRDWETLLEALGEQDAVVIIDEFPFLIEEDESLPSRLQRVWDLELQETGMTLVLVGSSISVMEDKVLSGSAPLYGRRTATIDLKPLSITDVRQFFPEYDPETAITAWSIYGGTPYYLQTIDPDQELGRNVRQTILSERGLLYSEPEFLLRTELRQPNTYFSILRALAHGRRTPNEIAGMAGVNSGSLSTYLQKLRRLRLVERHIPVTESPTSSKRGRYRIAAPLFRFWFRFVYGNQDQLRLLDEDAFEKLVAPELADYVSPLFERLSQQALPALVDRQFRHIGQWWFKEHELDVLGLTTDGLVAGECKFTSQPVSEGVLADLERTASEVRWAGEPADGKTLYVLFSRSGYTTDLERLADTRDDVMLFDIPDLLT, from the coding sequence ATGGTGAATTTCGTGAATCGGGAGGTCGAACTCGATCAACTCAGGGACTGCTATGACTCTGAGACTGCCGATTTCGTCGTCATCTATGGCCGTCGCCGACTCGGGAAGAGTGAACTCGTTCGCCAGTCGATCGTAGACCGAGACGACGCTATCTACTACCAAGCAGTCGAATCCACTGCACAGAACCAACTTGAGCAGTTCGTGGATGCAGCGGCAGGACAGTTCCCCTCCCTTCAGAACGTCCGTCGTGACTGGGAAACCCTCCTTGAGGCACTTGGTGAGCAAGACGCCGTCGTAATCATCGATGAGTTCCCGTTTCTCATCGAAGAGGACGAGTCACTCCCGTCCCGGTTGCAGCGCGTCTGGGACCTTGAGCTGCAAGAGACGGGTATGACGCTCGTGCTTGTTGGCTCCTCAATCAGCGTGATGGAGGACAAGGTGCTTTCTGGGAGCGCACCGCTGTATGGCCGGCGGACAGCAACAATTGACCTCAAACCACTCTCAATCACCGACGTACGACAGTTTTTCCCAGAGTACGATCCTGAGACTGCCATCACCGCGTGGTCGATCTACGGAGGAACACCGTACTATCTCCAAACTATCGACCCCGACCAGGAGCTAGGAAGGAACGTACGGCAGACAATTCTGTCAGAACGCGGCCTCCTGTACTCCGAACCAGAGTTCCTGCTACGTACTGAACTCAGGCAACCGAATACGTACTTCAGTATACTCCGTGCACTTGCCCACGGTCGCCGCACCCCAAACGAAATTGCGGGGATGGCTGGTGTCAACTCAGGATCGCTAAGCACGTATCTCCAAAAGCTTCGACGCCTTCGGCTTGTTGAGCGCCATATCCCCGTGACTGAATCACCAACGTCGTCGAAACGGGGCCGCTATCGTATCGCAGCACCCCTATTCCGTTTCTGGTTCCGGTTTGTGTACGGTAATCAGGATCAGCTTCGCCTGCTTGATGAAGACGCATTCGAGAAACTTGTCGCACCAGAACTTGCGGATTATGTAAGCCCCTTGTTCGAACGGCTTAGTCAACAGGCACTCCCTGCCCTCGTCGACCGACAGTTCCGACACATCGGGCAGTGGTGGTTCAAAGAGCATGAACTAGATGTCCTCGGCCTCACCACCGACGGCCTTGTCGCCGGCGAATGCAAGTTCACCTCTCAGCCTGTGAGCGAAGGCGTTCTCGCTGATCTTGAACGAACCGCATCCGAAGTCCGTTGGGCAGGGGAACCAGCCGATGGAAAGACGCTATATGTCTTGTTCAGCCGGTCTGGGTACACGACCGATCTTGAACGGCTTGCTGACACTCGTGATGATGTCATGCTATTCGACATCCCCGACCTCCTAACGTAG
- a CDS encoding transcription initiation factor IIB, with amino-acid sequence MSQRAIYGRSFDETDGQTLPAETTCPECDGALRTEGGETSCSVCGLIIDEYRIDHQGGVGGYVDDEETERTGPPLTFGRHDRGLSTTIGWNRDAKGNTLPAAKRRRLNRQRTQNRRAKWRSKAERNLGHACFEIARLVSALELPTVVRESASKTYRTAQQADLITGRSIESMAAGAVYAACRCGGFAVSASAVADVSVSSTDHVQHAYSVLNVELSLETPVIQPGSLIPKLATGCDCSPQVQHRALELATQAVDAGLANGRNPAGVAAGCLYTAVSEHDGVTTQAEIAAAAEVSVETVRSRYQELQDRV; translated from the coding sequence ATGAGCCAGAGAGCCATCTACGGACGGAGCTTCGACGAAACGGACGGCCAAACACTGCCTGCAGAGACCACATGCCCTGAGTGCGACGGGGCACTCAGAACGGAGGGCGGCGAGACGAGTTGTAGTGTGTGCGGACTCATTATCGACGAGTACCGAATCGACCACCAAGGCGGCGTCGGCGGGTACGTCGACGACGAAGAGACAGAACGTACGGGACCTCCGCTCACCTTTGGCCGACACGATCGGGGACTCTCGACCACAATCGGCTGGAACCGGGACGCGAAGGGGAACACCCTCCCAGCGGCGAAGCGTCGTCGACTCAATCGACAGCGAACCCAGAACCGACGTGCGAAGTGGCGATCAAAGGCAGAGCGAAACCTCGGCCATGCCTGCTTCGAGATCGCGCGGTTGGTGAGTGCGCTTGAACTCCCGACAGTCGTTCGTGAATCGGCGTCGAAGACTTACCGGACAGCCCAGCAAGCGGACCTCATTACGGGCCGATCTATCGAGTCGATGGCCGCCGGGGCTGTGTACGCGGCGTGTCGATGCGGTGGGTTTGCGGTATCTGCCTCGGCAGTCGCCGATGTCTCTGTGAGTAGTACGGACCACGTGCAACACGCCTACAGCGTCCTCAACGTCGAACTCAGCCTCGAAACACCGGTGATTCAGCCGGGATCGCTGATTCCGAAGCTGGCGACGGGCTGTGACTGCTCACCGCAGGTCCAACACCGGGCGCTCGAACTCGCGACGCAGGCCGTCGACGCCGGCTTGGCAAACGGACGAAATCCAGCAGGTGTCGCGGCGGGGTGTCTCTATACGGCTGTAAGCGAGCACGACGGCGTGACAACACAGGCCGAGATTGCGGCGGCGGCAGAGGTCTCAGTCGAGACGGTTCGGAGCCGCTATCAGGAACTGCAAGACCGCGTGTAG
- a CDS encoding antitoxin VapB family protein, whose translation MPHQVWLEDHVYERIKSKQRSDESFSDTVERLTSGHSLRDLREVFDEGQASEMREAIEAADDRDRDEVRQVSERFE comes from the coding sequence ATGCCGCACCAAGTTTGGCTCGAAGACCACGTCTACGAGCGAATCAAGTCGAAGCAGCGCAGCGACGAATCGTTCAGCGACACGGTTGAGCGGCTCACCAGTGGGCACTCGCTCCGCGACCTCCGCGAGGTGTTCGACGAAGGGCAGGCCTCGGAGATGCGGGAGGCCATCGAGGCCGCTGATGACCGCGATCGGGATGAGGTACGACAGGTCTCTGAGCGGTTTGAGTGA